DNA from Pseudoalteromonas sp. MEBiC 03607:
GTGTTGCCATTTTCAAGCGATAGCGCTTCAACTAGGCCTTCACGGTTTGCAACATACACCACATCATCGTGCACCGCAGGTGTTAAACGTGAAAAATAGTGTTGAACACCATCACCTATTGATTCTTGCCACACTACGTCCGTTTCAAATTGATTAACAATTTGCGGTAATACAAGTTCTTCTTCGTCATCACTTGACGAACACCCAGTTAGGGTTGCGATACACAGAGCAAGTGTTGCCGCTGTTAACTTTTTCATCTTAACCCCTTACGCCGCTGGGCTAGTTTGTGCTAAGTCATCAAGTTTAATTTGTAATAACGGATTGTTATCAAGGCCACCATTGTCGGCAGCAGCTTGGTATTGACTGCGCGCCTCTGCTTTATCGCCTTGTGCAGCATAAACGTCGCCTTTTAATTCAGCAACTGCAGCGGTGAATGATGCTGGTAGCTGTGCATTCAAGGTTGTTAATGCTTGCTCAAATTGTTTTTGTGCAAGGTGAACACGTGCAAGACGCATTGTTGCCGTTGCTTTTAGCTCTTTATTTTGTTCATTAGTGATGATCCAGTTTAGCTTTTCGCTTGCTGTATCAAGGTCACCTTTCTCTACTGCTTCTTTAGCAGCAACAAAAGCAGCTAATGTGCTATAACTTGATTCGCTATTGTTTTTAATGAAGTTATCCGCATTCTCTAGCACGGCACCACTTTCAACAAGTTGATTGAATGAATCAGATGCATTTTCTGCATTGGTGATTTGGCTTTGGTTATACGCTTTCCACCCGTATAGTCCACCTAAACCAGCTACGATACCAATACCTAGTGCTAAACCGTTTTCACGGAAAAAGCGTTTTATTGCTTCTGCTTGTTGTTCTTCAGTTGAATAAATTTCCATGCTTACCTCTGTTGCTAGCTGGGCTTAAATAAGCTCAGCTAGTAGCGTTTTCGCTTCTTCTAGTTTTAAGGTGACTTGTTCTTTACGCTCACGTAAGTACTTAATTGTCACAACGCCTTGTTCTAATTCATCTTCACCGATAATAACGGCCACGAGTGCATCGCTTTTATCTGCGCGTTTTAACTGTTTTTTAAAGTTGCCGCCGCCAGCGTGAACCATAACACGAAGGCCAGCAACGTCATTGCGTAATTGAGCTGCAATAATTGGCGCTTGAATGCTTGCTTTGTCGCCCATGGCTGCCAAATATACATCAGCACTACGGCGGATGTCACCAACACATTCCAAGGCTTGAAGTAATAACACCAAACGCTCAAGACCCATAGCAAAACCAACTGCAGGGGTTGCTTTACCACCGAGTTGTTCTACAAGTCCATCATAACGGCCACCGGCACAAACAGTGCCTTGTGCGCCTAAACTATCGGTTACCCATTCAAACACAGTGCGGTTGTAGTAGTCTAAACCACGCACTAGTTTTTCATTAACCGTGTATTCGACGCCAGCAGCGTCTAAACGTTCACATAAATTTGCAAAATGTTCTTTTGATTCAGCGTCTAAGTGCTCTGATAATTTAGGTGCATCAGTCAAAATTGCTTGTACATCAGGGTTTTTACTATCTAAAATGCGTAACGGGTTAGTGTGCATACGACGTTTTGAGTCTTCGTCTAGTACATCTACATGCTGTTCTAAATAGGCAACAAGCGCATCACGGTAGTCAGCACGCGCTTCATTTGAGCCCAGTGAGTTAAGCTCAAGACGAACGTGTTCGCTAATACCAAACTCTTTCCATAATTGGGCTGTCAGCAAAATAACTTCTGCATCGATATCAGCAGTGGCGATGCCGAATGTCTCTAAGCCAAATTGGTGGAATTGACGGTAGCGGCCTTTTTGTGGGCGCTCGTGGCGGAACATCGGACCCATGTACCATAAGCGTTGTTCTTGGTTATACAGTAAACCGTTTTCATTACCTGCACGCACACATACTGCCGTACCTTCAGGGCGAAGTGTTAGGTTATCGCCATTACGGTCAGCAAAGGTATACATTTCTTTTTCTACGATATCAGTCACTTCACCGATAGAGCGCTTGAAAAGGTCGGTTGATTCAACAATTGGAAAACGAATTTCTTGATAACCAAACGATGAAACTGTTTCACGTAAAATGTCTTCTACTTTCTGCCAAATTTGCGTATCGCCTGGCAGACAATCGTTCATACCACGAACTGCCTGAATTTGTTTTGCCACTGATAAATCCTAAATACTGTACTTGCGCTGAAAAATCGCGCATCAAGAAAAACTAAAAAATTGACCCGCTATTATACCGTTTGGGCGATAAAGGTAAACGGCAAACCTGAGGGTTTGCCGAGTATATGCGAATTATTCAACGATTTTGATGTCGATTGGCGTTTCTTTCTCTTTTTTGGCGATAAAGTCACGCACATAACCTTCTAGCTGATCAACAATGTTATCGTTATCAATACGTGCTTTTTGACGCTCACCGTTAATGTATAAACCAGAACGGCGGTTAGCTCCTGCAAGACCTATGTCGCTAACGAGTGCTTCGCCTGGACCATTTACCACACAACCAATAACAGACACTGACATAGGCTCAACCACGTCTTCTAGTCGCTCTTCAAGCTGATTCATGGTGCTTACCACATCAAATTCTTGGCGTGAGCAACTCGGGCAGGCAATAAAGTTAATACCGCGTGAGCGAATGCGTAATGATTTTAAAATATCAAAACCCACTTTGATCTCTTGTACCGGATCGGCAGCAAGTGAAACGCGTAGTGTGTCACCAATGCCTTCGGCAAGCAGCATACCTAAGCCAACAGCTGATTTAACAGAGCCCGAACGCATACCACCTGCTTCGGTAATACCTAAATGCAAAGGCTGGTCGATTTCTTTAGCTAGTAGACGATATGCTCCCACCGCTAAAAATACATCAGAAGCTTTTACGGATACTTTAAATTGATCAAAGTCTAAACGCTGTAAGATTTCAACATGGCGCATTGCTGACTCAAGCAAGGCTTCTGGTGTTGGCTCACCGTATTTTTCTTGTAAGTCACGCTCTAATGAACCGCCGTTGACACCAATTCGAATAGGTATATTGTGCTCACGTGCTGAGTCTACAACGGCACGAATACGTTCTTCGCTACCTATGTTACCAGGGTTAATACGCAAACAATCCGCGCCATACTGAGCCACTTTTAATGCAATACGGTAATCAAAATGAATATCCGTTACCAACGGGATAGTGACTTGCTCTTTAATGCTTTTAAATGCTTCAGCCGCTTCCATGGTCGGCACAGATACGCGCACAATATCGGCACCCGCATCTTGAATAGCTTGAATTTGCGCAACCGTGGCATCGATATCTAAGGTGTTGGTGTTGGTCATCGACTGAACGGCAATTGGTGCACCATCACCAATTGGTACATTACCTACGTTAATACGGGTCGATTTTCTGCGTTTAATAGGAGATTCTGAAAACATTGCGATTACTCTGATAACGGTAAAGTAAATTTGGCTAAGCGATTTTTGGCAAAATGTGAGGTGTCGACGGCTTCACCTTGAAAAGTAATATCAACCACTTGGTGTTTGCCAAGTACAACATTAAACGGCTGAGGGCCTGTTACGGTCATCACGTAACCGGCTTTTTTAACTCCAAATGCGATACGATCGCCATTACCATCGTGAATTTCTACCCAGCTGTCTTCATTGAAGTGCATTACCACAGTGC
Protein-coding regions in this window:
- the ispG gene encoding flavodoxin-dependent (E)-4-hydroxy-3-methylbut-2-enyl-diphosphate synthase, translated to MFSESPIKRRKSTRINVGNVPIGDGAPIAVQSMTNTNTLDIDATVAQIQAIQDAGADIVRVSVPTMEAAEAFKSIKEQVTIPLVTDIHFDYRIALKVAQYGADCLRINPGNIGSEERIRAVVDSAREHNIPIRIGVNGGSLERDLQEKYGEPTPEALLESAMRHVEILQRLDFDQFKVSVKASDVFLAVGAYRLLAKEIDQPLHLGITEAGGMRSGSVKSAVGLGMLLAEGIGDTLRVSLAADPVQEIKVGFDILKSLRIRSRGINFIACPSCSRQEFDVVSTMNQLEERLEDVVEPMSVSVIGCVVNGPGEALVSDIGLAGANRRSGLYINGERQKARIDNDNIVDQLEGYVRDFIAKKEKETPIDIKIVE
- the hisS gene encoding histidine--tRNA ligase, which translates into the protein MAKQIQAVRGMNDCLPGDTQIWQKVEDILRETVSSFGYQEIRFPIVESTDLFKRSIGEVTDIVEKEMYTFADRNGDNLTLRPEGTAVCVRAGNENGLLYNQEQRLWYMGPMFRHERPQKGRYRQFHQFGLETFGIATADIDAEVILLTAQLWKEFGISEHVRLELNSLGSNEARADYRDALVAYLEQHVDVLDEDSKRRMHTNPLRILDSKNPDVQAILTDAPKLSEHLDAESKEHFANLCERLDAAGVEYTVNEKLVRGLDYYNRTVFEWVTDSLGAQGTVCAGGRYDGLVEQLGGKATPAVGFAMGLERLVLLLQALECVGDIRRSADVYLAAMGDKASIQAPIIAAQLRNDVAGLRVMVHAGGGNFKKQLKRADKSDALVAVIIGEDELEQGVVTIKYLRERKEQVTLKLEEAKTLLAELI
- a CDS encoding tetratricopeptide repeat protein, which encodes MEIYSTEEQQAEAIKRFFRENGLALGIGIVAGLGGLYGWKAYNQSQITNAENASDSFNQLVESGAVLENADNFIKNNSESSYSTLAAFVAAKEAVEKGDLDTASEKLNWIITNEQNKELKATATMRLARVHLAQKQFEQALTTLNAQLPASFTAAVAELKGDVYAAQGDKAEARSQYQAAADNGGLDNNPLLQIKLDDLAQTSPAA